The Leucobacter rhizosphaerae genome includes a region encoding these proteins:
- the sdhC gene encoding succinate dehydrogenase, cytochrome b556 subunit — MSAQTAAVAPTAKKKSRPGGTLYRGNEGMWSWVLHRITGVAIFFFLLVHVLDTALIRVSPEAYNAVMSTYKTPIMGLGEAALVAAIVFHAYNGIRIILVDYWRKGTQYQRVMFWIVIAAWAITMAGFLPRHLMNVFGH; from the coding sequence GTGTCAGCCCAAACGGCAGCGGTCGCACCGACGGCGAAGAAGAAGAGTCGCCCGGGAGGGACGCTCTATCGCGGCAACGAGGGCATGTGGTCGTGGGTGCTGCACCGGATCACCGGCGTCGCCATCTTCTTCTTCCTCCTCGTGCACGTGCTCGATACGGCCCTCATCCGCGTCAGCCCTGAGGCGTACAACGCGGTCATGTCGACCTACAAGACCCCGATCATGGGTCTCGGCGAGGCGGCGCTCGTCGCGGCCATCGTGTTCCACGCGTACAACGGCATCCGGATCATCCTGGTCGACTACTGGCGCAAGGGCACGCAGTACCAGCGAGTGATGTTCTGGATCGTGATCGCCGCCTGGGCGATCACCATGGCCGGCTTCCTGCCGCGCCACCTGATGAACGTGTTCGGCCACTAG
- a CDS encoding succinate dehydrogenase hydrophobic membrane anchor subunit encodes MTMTIESPRAQTPAKKRTNWEKWGWIYMRVSGVLLIVLVFGHLFSNLMIGDGVHAIDFGFVGGKLANPFWQVWDTLLLWLALIHGANGMRTIVNDYVSKPRVAKAFRVALFLSAALLILLGTFVIYTFDPCPPGADPALVASFCNTP; translated from the coding sequence ATGACGATGACGATTGAATCCCCGCGCGCACAGACGCCGGCGAAGAAGCGGACCAACTGGGAGAAGTGGGGCTGGATCTACATGCGCGTCTCCGGCGTGCTGCTGATCGTGCTGGTGTTCGGCCACCTGTTCTCCAACCTGATGATCGGCGACGGCGTGCACGCCATCGACTTCGGCTTCGTCGGCGGCAAGCTCGCGAACCCGTTCTGGCAGGTCTGGGACACGCTGCTGCTGTGGCTCGCGCTCATCCACGGCGCGAACGGAATGCGGACGATCGTGAACGACTACGTGTCGAAGCCCCGCGTGGCGAAGGCCTTCCGCGTCGCGCTCTTCCTCTCCGCGGCGCTGCTCATCCTGCTCGGCACCTTCGTGATCTACACCTTCGATCCCTGCCCCCCGGGCGCGGATCCGGCGCTCGTCGCCTCGTTCTGCAACACGCCCTAG
- a CDS encoding extracellular solute-binding protein: MKKKMLAVPLAMTAALGLILTGCASGGGEEAGSGELKIDVPEIPMQEELGEFEDEVNIVAWSGFVEPAWSDQFTADTGCTVNRKVAGTSDEMVQLMRTGNYDLVSASGDASLRLIVGGDVQPLNLDLIPNFGDDIVEGMKGQLYDTLNGKSYGVPIGRGANILQYNTDVVTEAPTSWDVVWEEDSPYAGKIIGYDAPIYIADAAVYLMAHEPDLGITNPYALDETQLTAAIDLLKQQNTIIGDYWSDPVKQITAFNGGDVVAGTSWEVLKKLSENPALEGTLPEEGSTGWSDAWMLAAESANPNCAYAWMDYTSAAEVNGQIAMNFGMAPANAAFCETSDEAKAHCDQFNATDEEYFSNVWFWTTPIEQCIDGRTDVTCTNFQQWTDAWLTVKG, translated from the coding sequence ATGAAGAAGAAGATGCTGGCAGTGCCGCTCGCCATGACGGCGGCACTCGGCCTGATCCTCACCGGCTGCGCGAGCGGCGGCGGCGAGGAGGCCGGGAGCGGCGAGCTCAAGATCGACGTTCCCGAGATCCCGATGCAGGAGGAGCTCGGCGAGTTCGAGGACGAGGTCAATATCGTGGCCTGGTCCGGCTTCGTCGAGCCGGCCTGGTCCGACCAGTTCACGGCCGACACCGGCTGCACGGTGAACCGCAAGGTCGCCGGCACCTCCGACGAGATGGTGCAGCTTATGCGCACGGGCAACTACGACCTCGTATCGGCCTCGGGCGACGCGAGCCTTCGCCTGATCGTCGGCGGCGACGTGCAGCCGCTCAACCTCGATCTGATCCCGAACTTCGGCGACGACATCGTCGAGGGCATGAAGGGACAGCTCTACGACACGCTCAACGGCAAGTCGTACGGCGTGCCCATCGGCCGCGGCGCCAACATCCTGCAGTACAACACGGATGTCGTGACCGAGGCGCCCACGAGCTGGGACGTCGTGTGGGAAGAGGACTCCCCCTACGCCGGCAAGATCATCGGCTACGACGCACCGATCTACATCGCCGACGCGGCCGTCTACCTGATGGCGCACGAACCCGATCTCGGGATCACGAACCCCTACGCGCTCGACGAGACGCAGCTGACCGCCGCGATCGACCTGCTGAAGCAGCAGAATACGATCATCGGCGACTACTGGTCGGATCCGGTGAAGCAGATCACCGCGTTCAACGGCGGCGACGTCGTGGCGGGCACCTCGTGGGAGGTGCTGAAGAAGCTGTCGGAGAACCCGGCACTCGAGGGCACGCTGCCCGAGGAGGGGTCGACCGGCTGGTCCGACGCCTGGATGCTCGCCGCAGAGTCCGCGAACCCCAACTGCGCCTACGCGTGGATGGACTACACGAGCGCGGCCGAGGTCAACGGTCAGATCGCGATGAACTTCGGCATGGCACCGGCCAACGCCGCGTTCTGCGAGACGAGCGACGAGGCGAAGGCGCACTGCGACCAGTTCAACGCCACCGATGAGGAGTACTTCTCGAATGTGTGGTTCTGGACCACGCCCATCGAGCAGTGCATCGACGGCCGCACGGATGTGACGTGCACCAACTTCCAGCAGTGGACCGACGCCTGGCTCACGGTCAAGGGCTAA
- a CDS encoding ABC transporter permease, whose amino-acid sequence MLRLSRGAKISLWVVASLVIACTYVPLLVIIMNSFSSSRIAGWPISGFSLVWWEKALMNEAVHAAVINSLVVAAGATLIALLLGTLSAFALQRFTFFGREVVNLLIILPITLPGIVTGVALSNTFYGVLDPMGIKVGYAGMIIAHATFCVVMVFNNVIARLRRMNPNLEEASMDLGAGIGQTFRLVTFPQFRSAFIAGGLLAFALSFDEVVVTIFTAPPGVETLPLWIMNQMARPNEANQVNVVATVIILLSLIPVYFSQKASAAADAK is encoded by the coding sequence ATGCTGAGACTGAGCCGCGGAGCGAAGATCTCCCTCTGGGTGGTCGCCTCGCTCGTCATCGCCTGCACCTACGTGCCGCTCCTCGTGATCATCATGAACTCCTTCAGCAGCTCGCGCATCGCGGGGTGGCCGATCAGCGGCTTCTCGCTGGTGTGGTGGGAGAAGGCGCTCATGAACGAGGCCGTGCACGCCGCGGTCATCAACTCCCTCGTCGTGGCGGCGGGTGCGACGCTGATCGCGCTGCTGCTCGGCACGCTGTCGGCGTTCGCGCTGCAGCGCTTCACGTTCTTCGGCCGCGAGGTCGTGAACCTGCTCATCATCCTGCCGATCACCCTGCCCGGCATCGTCACCGGCGTGGCGCTCTCGAACACCTTCTACGGGGTGCTCGATCCGATGGGCATCAAGGTGGGATACGCGGGCATGATCATCGCGCACGCCACCTTCTGCGTGGTGATGGTGTTCAACAACGTCATCGCCCGGCTGCGCCGCATGAACCCGAACCTCGAGGAGGCGTCGATGGACCTCGGGGCCGGGATCGGCCAGACGTTCCGGCTCGTGACCTTCCCGCAGTTCCGGAGCGCGTTCATCGCGGGCGGGCTGCTGGCGTTCGCGCTGTCATTCGACGAGGTCGTGGTGACGATCTTCACGGCACCCCCGGGCGTCGAGACGCTGCCGCTCTGGATCATGAACCAGATGGCGCGGCCGAACGAGGCGAACCAGGTGAACGTGGTGGCGACGGTGATCATCCTGCTGTCGCTGATCCCCGTGTACTTCTCGCAGAAGGCGTCGGCTGCGGCGGACGCGAAGTAG
- a CDS encoding ABC transporter permease: MTTQISLETRPKPLSSALQRHPRGRLAALLSLPMVWLVGVYILSLALMLVTAFWETDSFTSKVKPGFSLDNFASIFTVPAYFAAAVRTLGIALTVTVVCAILAVPLAIFMAKVAKPWLRAVLAVAVTLPLWAGYLVKILSVRIVFSEQGFFNWLFGPLGIQSPGYGIVVTIIALIYLWFPYMAIPVYTAVSQIPANLFDASSDLGAKGLRTISTVVVPLLKPALIAGSIFTFSLSLGDFLAAKFVGGSTQMIGTIIASNINLNPPVAAAFSVVPIVLVLIYLLAVRRTGALENL, translated from the coding sequence GTGACCACCCAGATCTCCCTCGAGACGCGGCCGAAGCCGCTCTCCTCAGCGCTGCAGCGCCACCCCCGCGGTCGCCTGGCCGCCCTGCTGAGCCTGCCGATGGTGTGGCTCGTCGGTGTGTACATCCTCTCCCTCGCGCTCATGCTCGTGACCGCGTTCTGGGAGACGGACTCCTTCACCTCGAAGGTGAAGCCGGGATTCTCCCTCGACAACTTCGCGAGCATCTTCACGGTGCCCGCCTACTTCGCCGCCGCGGTCCGCACGCTCGGGATCGCCCTCACCGTGACCGTGGTGTGCGCGATCCTCGCGGTGCCGCTCGCGATCTTCATGGCGAAGGTGGCGAAGCCGTGGCTGCGGGCCGTGCTCGCCGTCGCCGTGACCCTCCCGCTCTGGGCGGGCTACCTCGTGAAGATCCTCTCCGTCCGCATCGTGTTCTCAGAGCAGGGCTTCTTCAACTGGCTGTTCGGTCCGCTCGGGATCCAGAGCCCGGGGTACGGCATCGTGGTCACGATCATCGCGCTCATTTACCTCTGGTTCCCCTACATGGCGATCCCGGTCTACACCGCGGTATCGCAGATCCCGGCGAACCTCTTCGATGCGTCGTCGGACCTCGGCGCGAAGGGCCTGCGCACCATCTCGACGGTGGTCGTGCCGCTCCTGAAGCCCGCGCTCATCGCCGGGTCGATCTTCACGTTCTCCCTCAGCCTCGGCGACTTCCTCGCGGCGAAGTTCGTGGGCGGATCCACCCAGATGATCGGCACCATCATCGCGTCGAACATCAACCTCAATCCCCCGGTCGCGGCCGCATTCTCAGTCGTCCCGATCGTCCTTGTCCTCATCTACCTGCTCGCCGTCCGTCGCACCGGCGCGCTCGAGAACCTCTAG
- a CDS encoding FadR/GntR family transcriptional regulator — translation MSQTPVQSPPSRLRIAAFAPIGEEGRTELVESRLVQAISVGAFIEGERLPSETELSHLLGVAVVTVREALGALRHRGLIETRRGRNGGSFVRPSHGTVEEVNARALMEMPRVALADLGVHYEVISSACAEYACLRATPEELRIVERILRETRDLPAQLWRRRITEVQLELAALSQSVRLTNEHVRLQTEFTPFLALQDQDVEARLATHDALLAQITATQSGDVAAARTAVRESVRASARWLVRFRGELLETSQTGDLRATLGSRHTRGDSGGALSGEESA, via the coding sequence GTGAGCCAGACGCCTGTCCAGTCACCCCCGAGCCGCCTGCGCATCGCCGCCTTCGCTCCCATCGGCGAGGAGGGGCGCACGGAGCTCGTCGAATCCCGGTTGGTGCAGGCGATCTCGGTCGGCGCGTTCATCGAGGGCGAGCGCCTGCCGAGCGAGACCGAGCTCTCCCACCTGCTCGGGGTCGCGGTGGTGACGGTCCGCGAGGCGCTTGGCGCACTCCGCCATCGCGGCCTCATCGAGACCCGGCGCGGACGCAACGGCGGGAGCTTCGTGCGGCCGAGCCACGGCACCGTCGAAGAGGTGAACGCTCGCGCGCTCATGGAGATGCCGCGGGTGGCGCTCGCCGACCTGGGTGTGCACTACGAGGTCATCTCGAGCGCGTGCGCCGAGTACGCGTGCCTCCGCGCGACCCCCGAGGAGCTCCGGATCGTCGAGCGGATCCTGCGCGAGACGCGCGACCTGCCCGCGCAGCTCTGGCGCCGCCGGATCACGGAGGTGCAGCTGGAGCTCGCCGCGCTCAGCCAGTCCGTGCGGCTCACGAACGAGCACGTCCGGCTGCAGACCGAGTTCACCCCGTTCCTCGCGCTGCAGGACCAGGACGTGGAGGCGCGGCTCGCCACCCACGACGCGCTGCTCGCCCAGATCACCGCGACGCAGTCGGGCGATGTCGCGGCGGCCCGCACCGCGGTGCGGGAGAGCGTCCGCGCCTCGGCGCGCTGGCTCGTGCGGTTCCGCGGCGAACTCCTCGAAACCTCGCAGACCGGCGACCTTCGTGCCACACTGGGATCTCGACACACGCGCGGCGACTCGGGCGGTGCACTCAGCGGGGAGGAATCGGCGTGA
- a CDS encoding isochorismate synthase — MTRPLAETPDLISLADPSEPLLWTRGDRGCVGIGETLRLHFSGPTRIRDAARAWRAIAAAAEIDDPVRMPGTGLIALGTFAFDDDSTAESVLIVPRLLVARHRGSAWITEIAHTDVLDGSATTTEIAHTGTGTSTSTSTSTGTSTGSDSGPDSGEHAPRTEPALPDAAPHGPWPGVALSPSADGADPVAAYLTGVNEAADRIAAGGVEKIVLARQLTGRIDPGSDLRFPLTRLADRYLDCWTFAVDGLIGASPETLIRATDGAVSARVLAGTRARHPESEQRDAQARDELLTSAKEQHEHDFAVQSVVTALSPHVRDLRTSEEPFPLQLPNVWHLATDLGASLGEQSSALELVDALHPTAAVAGTPTAGAVAAIAELEPFDRGRYSGAVGWIDAEGDGEWVIALRCAQVGPDLPEGRTVTASAGGGIVAGSDPAHELGETDSKFRPITEAFAR; from the coding sequence GTGACCAGACCCCTCGCCGAGACCCCGGACCTCATCTCGCTCGCCGATCCGTCCGAGCCCCTGCTCTGGACCCGTGGCGACCGCGGCTGCGTCGGGATCGGCGAGACCCTGCGGCTCCACTTCAGCGGTCCAACACGGATCCGGGATGCGGCACGAGCCTGGCGCGCGATCGCAGCCGCCGCGGAGATCGACGACCCCGTCCGCATGCCGGGCACCGGCCTCATCGCCCTCGGCACCTTCGCGTTCGATGACGACAGCACGGCCGAGAGTGTACTCATCGTGCCCCGGCTGCTCGTCGCGCGGCATCGGGGATCCGCGTGGATCACGGAAATCGCTCACACCGATGTGCTCGACGGCTCGGCAACAACCACCGAAATCGCTCACACCGGCACCGGCACCAGCACCAGCACCAGCACCAGCACCGGCACCAGCACCGGTTCCGACTCCGGTCCCGACTCGGGCGAACATGCGCCCCGCACTGAGCCCGCGCTTCCCGACGCCGCGCCGCACGGCCCCTGGCCGGGGGTCGCCCTCTCCCCGTCGGCCGACGGCGCCGATCCCGTCGCCGCCTACCTCACCGGGGTCAACGAGGCCGCCGACCGCATCGCCGCGGGCGGCGTCGAGAAGATCGTGCTCGCACGGCAACTGACCGGTCGCATCGATCCGGGATCCGACCTCCGGTTCCCGCTCACCCGGCTCGCGGATCGCTACCTCGACTGCTGGACGTTCGCCGTCGACGGCCTGATCGGCGCGAGCCCGGAGACGCTCATCCGCGCGACCGACGGGGCGGTGTCGGCCCGGGTGCTCGCCGGCACCCGCGCGCGTCACCCCGAGTCCGAGCAGCGCGACGCCCAGGCGCGCGACGAGCTCCTCACGAGCGCGAAAGAGCAGCACGAGCACGACTTCGCGGTGCAGAGCGTGGTCACAGCACTCTCACCGCACGTGCGCGACCTTCGGACGAGCGAGGAGCCCTTCCCGCTCCAGCTCCCGAACGTCTGGCACCTCGCGACCGATCTCGGCGCCTCGCTCGGCGAGCAGAGCTCCGCGCTGGAGCTCGTGGACGCCCTGCACCCGACCGCGGCGGTCGCGGGCACCCCGACCGCCGGGGCCGTCGCGGCGATCGCCGAGCTCGAGCCGTTCGACCGCGGCCGGTACTCGGGTGCGGTCGGGTGGATCGACGCCGAGGGCGACGGGGAGTGGGTCATCGCGCTGCGGTGCGCGCAGGTGGGTCCGGATCTCCCGGAGGGGCGGACCGTCACCGCGAGCGCGGGCGGGGGGATCGTGGCGGGATCCGATCCCGCGCACGAACTCGGCGAGACGGACTCGAAGTTCCGCCCGATCACGGAGGCCTTCGCCCGCTAA
- a CDS encoding mannose-1-phosphate guanylyltransferase, which yields MPEPSATPSALDRLTCVIPAGGVGSRLWPLSRANAPKFLLDLTGSGDSLLRATWDRLAPIAPPERILVVTGNAHRDSVAAQLPHLLPENLITESEPKDSSAAIGLAAAILELRDPDAILGSFAADHVIRGDVLFQRAVATAAQAADQGYIATIGIHPGHPATGFGYIACGAARGDLAPFDVYEVTEFVEKPSAAKAGEYLAHGGYLWNAGMFIAKATVLLDQMALAEPDMVRSLREIAAAWGTERGAQVRERVWPALPKIAIDYTVAEPAAAADKMVCVAAHFDWDDVGDFASVANLLTRGRGSDLAVLGDGAQVLSDASSGIVVSESDRLVALVGVEDVVVVDTADVLLVTTKSKAQDVKNLVSRMKVSGGGHLL from the coding sequence ATGCCTGAGCCCTCCGCGACGCCCTCCGCGCTCGACCGCCTCACGTGCGTGATTCCCGCGGGAGGAGTCGGATCGCGACTCTGGCCGCTCTCCCGGGCGAACGCTCCGAAGTTCCTGCTCGACCTGACCGGGTCGGGAGACTCGCTGCTCCGTGCGACCTGGGACCGCCTCGCGCCCATCGCGCCCCCCGAGCGGATCCTCGTCGTCACCGGCAACGCGCACCGCGACTCGGTCGCGGCGCAGCTCCCCCATCTGCTGCCCGAGAACCTCATCACGGAGAGCGAGCCCAAGGACTCCTCCGCCGCGATCGGTCTCGCGGCCGCGATCCTGGAGCTGCGCGATCCCGATGCGATCCTCGGCTCCTTCGCCGCCGACCACGTCATCCGGGGCGACGTCCTCTTCCAGCGCGCGGTCGCGACCGCGGCGCAGGCGGCGGATCAGGGCTACATCGCCACGATCGGGATCCACCCCGGCCACCCCGCGACCGGGTTCGGGTACATCGCCTGCGGCGCGGCCCGCGGCGACCTCGCCCCGTTCGACGTCTACGAGGTGACCGAGTTCGTGGAGAAGCCGAGCGCCGCGAAGGCCGGCGAGTACCTCGCGCACGGCGGATACCTCTGGAACGCCGGGATGTTCATCGCGAAGGCCACCGTGCTGCTCGACCAGATGGCGCTCGCGGAGCCGGACATGGTGCGCTCGCTCCGCGAGATCGCCGCGGCCTGGGGCACGGAGCGCGGGGCGCAGGTGCGCGAACGCGTGTGGCCCGCCCTCCCGAAGATCGCGATCGACTACACGGTCGCGGAGCCCGCGGCCGCCGCCGACAAGATGGTCTGCGTCGCGGCCCACTTCGACTGGGACGACGTGGGCGACTTCGCGAGTGTGGCGAACCTCCTGACCCGCGGCCGGGGCAGCGACCTCGCGGTGCTCGGCGACGGCGCCCAGGTGCTCTCGGACGCCTCGAGCGGCATCGTGGTGTCGGAGAGCGATCGCCTCGTGGCGCTCGTCGGCGTCGAAGACGTCGTCGTCGTCGACACGGCCGACGTGCTGCTCGTCACCACGAAGAGCAAGGCGCAGGACGTCAAGAACCTCGTCAGCCGGATGAAGGTCTCCGGCGGCGGGCACCTGCTCTAG
- a CDS encoding ABC transporter ATP-binding protein, which translates to MPHTPAPTTGSESAVSVQGVLKQFGDFTAVKDLDIEIRAGEFFSMLGPSGSGKTTVLRMIAGFEEPTAGKILLHGTDVTRTAPFDREVNTVFQDYALFPHLTISENVAYGLKVRGISKAERARLVGEALEQVQLGHVADRRPSQLSGGQRQRIALARALILRPKVLLLDEPLGALDKQLREQMQVELKQIQREVGITFIFVTHDQEEALTLSDRVAVFNDGKIEQVGTPHEVYEFPETEFVAKFLGVTNLVPSDLSLRLFGDANVHSLRPERVHLADTTAPVDAETIAISGIVAETVYAGPHTRYLVDTEDGVRVIAEKQNSHTPRVGSSVHRGDAVSLRFQRNHATAIPGTVAAAVPA; encoded by the coding sequence ATGCCTCACACCCCAGCCCCCACCACCGGCAGCGAGAGCGCCGTGTCCGTTCAGGGCGTGCTCAAGCAGTTCGGCGACTTCACGGCGGTGAAGGACCTCGACATCGAGATCCGCGCCGGGGAGTTCTTCTCCATGCTCGGCCCCTCGGGCTCCGGCAAGACGACCGTGCTCCGCATGATCGCGGGCTTCGAGGAGCCGACCGCAGGCAAGATCCTGCTCCACGGCACCGACGTCACGCGCACCGCGCCGTTCGACCGCGAGGTCAACACGGTGTTCCAGGACTACGCGCTCTTCCCGCACCTCACGATCTCGGAGAACGTCGCCTACGGCCTGAAGGTGCGCGGGATCTCCAAGGCGGAGCGCGCCCGCCTCGTGGGCGAGGCGCTCGAGCAGGTCCAGCTCGGCCACGTCGCGGATCGCCGTCCCTCGCAGCTCTCCGGCGGGCAGCGGCAGCGCATCGCGCTCGCCCGCGCCCTGATCCTGCGCCCCAAGGTGCTGCTGCTCGATGAGCCCCTCGGCGCGCTCGACAAGCAGTTGCGCGAGCAGATGCAGGTGGAGCTGAAGCAGATCCAGCGCGAGGTCGGCATCACCTTCATCTTCGTGACGCACGACCAGGAGGAGGCGCTCACGCTCTCCGACCGCGTCGCGGTCTTCAACGACGGCAAGATCGAGCAGGTCGGCACACCGCACGAGGTGTACGAGTTCCCCGAGACCGAGTTCGTGGCGAAGTTCCTCGGTGTCACGAATCTCGTGCCGTCGGATCTCTCGCTCCGACTCTTCGGCGACGCGAATGTCCACAGCCTCCGCCCCGAGCGGGTGCACCTGGCCGACACGACCGCGCCCGTCGACGCCGAGACGATCGCGATCTCGGGGATCGTCGCCGAGACCGTCTACGCGGGCCCTCACACCCGCTACCTCGTCGACACCGAGGACGGCGTGCGGGTGATCGCCGAGAAGCAGAACTCGCACACGCCGCGCGTCGGATCGAGCGTCCACCGCGGCGACGCCGTGAGCCTGCGCTTCCAGCGCAACCACGCGACCGCGATCCCGGGAACGGTCGCGGCTGCGGTTCCGGCGTAG
- the sdhA gene encoding succinate dehydrogenase flavoprotein subunit, which translates to MEVRTPVTTNTHQGEEVTVKDGVTYHQFDVVIVGAGGAGMRAAIEAGPKAKTAVITKLYPTRSHTGAAQGGMAAALANVEDDNWEWHTFDTVKGGDYLVDQDAAEILAKEAIEAVIDLENMGLPFNRTDEGKIDQRRFGGHTRDHGKAPVRRACYAADRTGHMILQTLFQNCVKLGVNFFNEYYVLDLVMTEENGTKRPSGVVAYELATGDLHVFQAKSIVFATGGFGKIFKTTSNAHTLTGDGVGIIWRKGLPLEDMEFYQFHPTGLAGLGILLTEGARGEGAILRNASGERFMERYAPTIKDLAPRDIVARCMVQEVLDGRGAGPHKDYVYLDCTHLGAEVLETKLPDITEFARTYLGVDPVTEPVPVFPTAHYAMGGIPTNVQGEVLSDNDTVMPGLYAAGECACVSVHGSNRLGTNSLLDINVFGKRSGNQAADYANTAEFVALPEDPSKEVRELVDRFRTGSGTERVSDIRKELQEAMDRGAQVFRTEESLTEVLGVIHGLRERYKNVGVQDRGKRYNTDLLEAIELGFLLDLAEVLAYTARNRKESRGGHMRDDYPNRDDENYMQHTMAYLSGDPHSADPEDHIRLDWKPVVFTKNEQGELNYPPMERKY; encoded by the coding sequence ATGGAAGTTAGGACACCCGTGACCACCAACACCCACCAGGGCGAGGAAGTGACCGTCAAGGATGGCGTCACGTACCACCAGTTCGACGTGGTGATCGTCGGCGCTGGCGGTGCCGGCATGCGTGCCGCGATCGAGGCCGGGCCGAAGGCCAAGACCGCGGTCATCACGAAGCTCTACCCGACGCGCTCGCACACGGGAGCGGCGCAGGGCGGCATGGCCGCGGCGCTCGCGAACGTCGAGGACGACAACTGGGAGTGGCACACCTTCGACACGGTCAAGGGCGGCGACTACCTGGTGGATCAGGACGCGGCCGAGATCCTGGCGAAAGAGGCCATCGAGGCCGTCATCGACCTCGAGAACATGGGCCTCCCCTTCAACCGCACCGACGAGGGCAAGATCGACCAGCGTCGATTCGGCGGGCACACCCGCGACCACGGCAAGGCTCCGGTGCGCCGCGCGTGCTACGCCGCCGACCGCACCGGCCACATGATCCTCCAGACGCTCTTCCAGAACTGCGTCAAGCTGGGCGTCAACTTCTTCAACGAGTACTACGTGCTCGACCTGGTCATGACCGAGGAGAACGGCACCAAGCGCCCCTCCGGCGTCGTCGCCTACGAACTCGCCACGGGCGACCTGCACGTCTTCCAGGCGAAGTCGATCGTCTTCGCGACGGGCGGCTTCGGCAAGATCTTCAAGACGACCTCGAACGCGCACACCCTGACGGGTGACGGCGTCGGCATCATCTGGCGCAAGGGTCTGCCGCTCGAGGACATGGAGTTCTACCAGTTCCACCCGACCGGCCTCGCCGGCCTCGGCATCCTGCTGACCGAGGGCGCGCGCGGTGAGGGCGCGATCCTCCGAAACGCGAGCGGCGAGCGCTTCATGGAGCGCTACGCGCCCACGATCAAGGACCTCGCGCCCCGCGACATCGTGGCCCGCTGCATGGTGCAGGAGGTGCTCGACGGCCGCGGCGCCGGTCCGCACAAGGACTACGTCTACCTCGACTGCACCCACCTCGGGGCCGAGGTGCTGGAGACGAAGCTCCCCGACATCACCGAGTTCGCGCGCACCTACCTCGGCGTCGATCCCGTCACCGAGCCGGTGCCCGTCTTCCCGACGGCCCACTACGCTATGGGCGGCATCCCGACGAACGTCCAGGGCGAGGTGCTCAGCGACAACGACACGGTGATGCCCGGCCTGTACGCCGCGGGCGAGTGCGCCTGCGTCTCCGTGCACGGCTCCAACCGCCTCGGCACGAACTCGCTGCTCGACATCAACGTCTTCGGCAAGCGCTCGGGCAACCAGGCCGCCGATTACGCGAACACCGCCGAGTTCGTCGCCCTCCCTGAGGATCCCTCGAAGGAGGTGCGCGAGCTCGTCGATCGGTTCCGCACCGGCAGCGGCACGGAGCGCGTCTCCGACATCCGCAAGGAGCTGCAGGAGGCCATGGACCGCGGCGCCCAGGTGTTCCGCACCGAGGAGTCGCTCACCGAGGTGCTCGGCGTGATCCACGGCCTGCGCGAGCGCTACAAGAACGTGGGGGTGCAGGATCGCGGCAAGCGGTACAACACCGACCTGCTCGAGGCGATCGAGCTGGGCTTCCTCCTCGACCTCGCCGAGGTGCTCGCCTACACCGCGCGCAACCGCAAGGAGAGCCGCGGCGGCCACATGCGCGACGATTACCCGAATCGCGATGACGAGAACTACATGCAGCACACCATGGCGTACCTCTCGGGCGACCCGCACTCCGCGGACCCCGAGGATCACATCCGGCTCGACTGGAAGCCGGTGGTGTTCACGAAGAACGAGCAGGGCGAGTTGAACTACCCGCCGATGGAGAGGAAGTACTAG